In Desulfitobacterium chlororespirans DSM 11544, one DNA window encodes the following:
- a CDS encoding GerAB/ArcD/ProY family transporter yields the protein MRISTLQFAVLLFLTIMATAVLIIPSVTAKTAGQSAWLVPFPAAGLGCLTLWLTTKLNRRFPEKNLIQYSRIIAGKYLGKMIGIGYMIFFFVFSFLIVQQVAEVLYFFLLKNTPPWFLALCFVVVCSYGVSLGIEVIARTAQFVLPLFVISFLSIVFFAFQDMQLKELMPLLEGGVNPIIRASVVPGSWFGECIILAFLFPHIHKQQEIFRQSLWAILAAAVFLTGNILLTVLILGPELTAAYDLPFWLVIRFIEVGSTFLRIETIIVFLWISAVVVKSTLIYYLGCVTTAEVFGWKSYRRLVIPFGVVLGAASNFLLNNSMELNSFLSNYWPPFAYVFELVIPGLLLAAAVLLKKGRKAQ from the coding sequence GTGCGCATATCTACTTTACAATTTGCCGTGCTTTTGTTTTTAACGATTATGGCGACGGCTGTTCTTATCATCCCCAGCGTTACGGCTAAGACGGCCGGTCAGTCGGCCTGGCTGGTACCTTTTCCGGCAGCGGGATTGGGATGCCTCACTCTTTGGCTGACGACAAAGCTTAACCGGCGTTTTCCTGAAAAAAATTTAATCCAATACAGCAGGATTATTGCCGGAAAGTATCTGGGGAAAATGATCGGGATCGGCTATATGATCTTTTTCTTTGTGTTCAGTTTCTTGATTGTACAACAAGTTGCTGAGGTTCTGTATTTTTTTCTTTTGAAAAATACTCCTCCCTGGTTTCTCGCTCTTTGTTTTGTCGTGGTTTGCAGTTACGGTGTTTCCCTGGGAATTGAAGTGATCGCCCGTACCGCTCAATTTGTGCTGCCCCTGTTTGTGATCAGTTTTCTTAGCATTGTATTTTTTGCTTTTCAAGATATGCAGCTGAAAGAATTAATGCCTTTGCTGGAAGGAGGAGTGAATCCGATCATCAGGGCCTCCGTAGTTCCGGGCTCCTGGTTTGGTGAATGCATCATTCTGGCTTTTCTGTTTCCCCACATCCATAAGCAGCAAGAGATTTTTCGCCAAAGCCTTTGGGCTATCCTGGCCGCCGCCGTTTTCCTTACCGGAAATATACTCTTAACCGTGCTCATTTTAGGTCCGGAATTGACTGCCGCCTACGATTTGCCTTTTTGGCTGGTCATTCGTTTTATTGAAGTGGGAAGCACTTTTCTGCGCATTGAGACGATCATTGTTTTTCTCTGGATTTCCGCAGTTGTCGTGAAATCTACCCTTATCTATTATTTAGGATGTGTCACGACCGCCGAAGTGTTTGGCTGGAAATCCTATCGGCGGCTTGTGATCCCTTTTGGGGTAGTTCTCGGCGCAGCTTCCAATTTTCTTTTGAACAATTCGATGGAGTTAAATTCATTCTTAAGCAACTATTGGCCGCCTTTTGCCTATGTTTTTGAACTGGTGATACCAGGTCTGTTATTGGCGGCGGCGGTACTCCTTAAGAAAGGAAGAAAAGCACAGTGA
- a CDS encoding Ger(x)C family spore germination protein has product MKKKVHGLLLLSLLASVLLMNGCWDSREVEDLAVSTLVAWDRVTVEGKDLWQISTRILDLRVPQGSGLKKDSSARELLLKGTGITIQDAFNNLVKRLPATDFVEHNVAIVIGERVAREELPNIMSADLRLPFSRISVYMFVCEGEANKILQTEPELSSALSKEVRKIADKTMEESGAALKMTALDFSKQLIRKDRDTVLPHIKIYTRQEGEESVESSIEIQGFGVIRDSKLVGWLEDEEALGYVLSVGRPTNPEIPLAVTVGDVLFSFYMTNIKGQISSGLVEGKPKFTIHIKADGVVHEASVPMLNEGDRPVLEKAIEEKIIDVVWKTVAKAKEYDADIFGFNEHLHRYHLKQWETIAPEWRRYFRDAEIEVEVDAEIKAFGTSNTGFDL; this is encoded by the coding sequence GTGAAGAAGAAGGTTCATGGTTTATTATTGCTCAGCCTTTTGGCAAGCGTCCTTCTGATGAACGGATGTTGGGACAGCAGGGAAGTGGAAGACTTAGCTGTATCAACTCTTGTTGCCTGGGATAGGGTTACCGTCGAGGGAAAGGATCTATGGCAGATCTCCACCCGTATCCTGGATTTAAGAGTACCTCAGGGCAGTGGGCTAAAAAAAGATTCAAGTGCGCGGGAGCTCCTGCTGAAGGGGACAGGAATTACGATCCAAGATGCTTTTAATAATCTGGTCAAGCGTTTGCCGGCTACGGATTTTGTTGAGCATAATGTGGCGATTGTTATCGGGGAAAGAGTGGCTCGGGAAGAACTTCCCAATATCATGAGTGCGGATCTGCGCTTACCCTTCTCCCGTATCAGTGTTTATATGTTTGTTTGTGAAGGGGAAGCTAATAAAATATTGCAGACAGAACCGGAATTGAGTTCAGCTTTATCAAAAGAGGTACGCAAGATTGCTGATAAAACCATGGAAGAAAGCGGAGCCGCCCTTAAAATGACCGCATTGGATTTCAGTAAGCAGCTTATTCGCAAGGACCGGGATACAGTATTGCCCCACATCAAAATTTATACCAGACAGGAGGGAGAGGAAAGCGTCGAATCCTCTATAGAGATTCAGGGATTTGGAGTGATTCGTGACTCGAAGCTGGTTGGGTGGCTGGAGGACGAAGAAGCTTTAGGGTATGTTCTCAGTGTGGGACGTCCGACGAATCCGGAAATCCCTCTGGCAGTGACGGTGGGCGATGTTCTCTTCAGTTTTTATATGACCAATATCAAGGGGCAAATATCCTCGGGGCTGGTGGAAGGGAAACCCAAGTTTACCATCCATATCAAAGCCGACGGTGTAGTCCACGAGGCAAGCGTACCTATGCTGAATGAAGGGGATCGGCCGGTCTTGGAAAAGGCTATTGAGGAAAAGATTATAGATGTGGTCTGGAAAACTGTCGCTAAGGCGAAAGAATATGATGCCGATATTTTCGGCTTTAACGAACATCTGCATCGATATCACCTCAAACAATGGGAAACCATTGCTCCTGAATGGCGCAGGTATTTTAGAGATGCTGAAATTGAAGTGGAAGTAGATGCGGAAATTAAGGCTTTCGGTACATCCAACACAGGGTTTGATCTTTAA
- a CDS encoding ABC transporter ATP-binding protein — MENVLETKNLSKRYQEFELKNVSFSLPKGCIMGLVGENGAGKSTTIKLLLNLIRRDGGEVKILGKNNLSHEKEIKEDIGVVFDESNFPDNMNAVDISLVMNNIYRNWDQKLFEGYLRRFSLPPQKKVKDYSRGMKMKLSIAAALSHHPKFLILDEPTSGLDPMVREEILDIFLEFIQDEEHSILISSHIISDLEKIADYITFIHKGKVLFSEAKDQLLEDYGILKCSHTELDQLDKGLIISYRKNQFGVEALVKRKKLKGKFLIDSAGLEDIMLFHSRGVGK, encoded by the coding sequence ATGGAGAATGTCCTTGAAACAAAGAATCTATCGAAAAGATATCAGGAGTTTGAATTGAAGAATGTCAGCTTTTCCTTACCCAAGGGCTGCATTATGGGGTTAGTCGGGGAGAATGGAGCGGGAAAAAGCACAACTATTAAGCTGCTGCTCAATTTAATCCGGCGTGATGGGGGAGAGGTGAAGATTTTAGGCAAGAATAATTTGAGCCATGAGAAGGAGATCAAGGAAGACATAGGAGTTGTATTTGATGAGAGCAACTTTCCGGATAATATGAATGCTGTGGATATATCCCTGGTGATGAACAATATCTATAGGAACTGGGATCAGAAGCTTTTTGAGGGTTATCTGCGGAGATTTAGTTTGCCGCCCCAGAAAAAGGTCAAAGATTATTCCAGGGGTATGAAAATGAAGCTGTCCATCGCCGCGGCCTTGTCTCATCACCCTAAGTTCTTGATTCTTGATGAACCTACCAGTGGTTTGGATCCTATGGTACGGGAAGAGATTCTGGATATTTTCCTGGAATTTATCCAGGACGAAGAACATTCTATTTTGATCTCCTCTCATATCATCAGTGATCTGGAGAAAATTGCCGACTATATTACGTTTATTCATAAGGGAAAAGTATTATTTAGCGAGGCCAAGGATCAGCTCCTTGAGGATTATGGGATTCTCAAGTGTAGCCATACGGAACTGGACCAATTGGATAAAGGGTTGATCATCAGCTATCGAAAAAATCAGTTTGGCGTTGAAGCCCTGGTCAAAAGAAAAAAACTCAAAGGTAAATTCCTGATCGATTCAGCGGGACTCGAGGATATTATGCTGTTTCATAGCAGGGGGGTAGGGAAATGA
- a CDS encoding multidrug effflux MFS transporter: MQGVSEGQQDKMGQKRLGRKGIIAFIVLMNMFIPLSMDLYLPALPTMNEYFGSSASITNLTLSLFFLFYAIAILVWGPLSDRYGRKPIIMVGSAIYIVSSIACALSTNITLLIISRACQGIGSGGITSASMAIIKDCFTGKSRETILAITQSIAGLAPMLAPIVGAWLLYFTDWRGSFWLLALISIINLILTILYQETLKEEERYRGSLIGSWSRLAVVAGNKSFIIPTLIFALGSIHFMGYIAVSSYVYIDYFGLSEQMYSYFFAANALISILGPAIYIRFLLNFNKKRLAILCFGVSALSGILIMTLGQLSPLIFLMGIILMSLAGTVMRPFSTNILMEQQKGDAGSMSSILNMSFTLFGSLGMAIASISWGNIVAGLGALIVVGSGISILAWYAFMKSDIPCAGVKDSQ, encoded by the coding sequence ATGCAAGGAGTCAGTGAAGGCCAACAAGACAAAATGGGCCAAAAGCGCCTGGGTAGAAAAGGCATTATTGCCTTTATCGTATTGATGAATATGTTCATTCCTTTATCCATGGATCTCTATTTGCCGGCACTGCCGACGATGAACGAGTATTTCGGCAGCAGTGCCTCCATAACCAATTTGACCCTAAGCCTGTTTTTCTTATTTTATGCCATAGCCATCCTTGTTTGGGGACCTTTAAGCGATCGATACGGCCGAAAGCCGATCATCATGGTAGGGAGCGCTATTTATATTGTCAGCAGCATTGCCTGTGCCCTATCCACTAACATCACTCTTTTAATTATTTCCCGGGCCTGCCAGGGAATCGGCTCAGGAGGAATCACTTCCGCCTCGATGGCAATCATTAAAGATTGCTTTACCGGGAAGAGCAGAGAAACCATCCTGGCCATCACTCAATCGATCGCAGGACTGGCGCCGATGCTTGCGCCCATAGTCGGCGCCTGGCTTCTGTATTTTACCGACTGGCGGGGATCCTTCTGGTTATTGGCTTTGATCAGCATCATCAATTTAATATTGACGATCCTCTATCAAGAAACATTAAAGGAAGAGGAGCGCTACCGGGGCAGCCTGATCGGATCCTGGAGCCGTTTAGCGGTGGTGGCCGGGAATAAAAGCTTTATCATCCCCACCCTTATTTTCGCTTTAGGCTCTATCCACTTTATGGGCTATATCGCTGTGTCCTCCTATGTCTATATCGATTATTTCGGTCTCAGCGAGCAAATGTACAGCTATTTTTTTGCAGCCAATGCTCTAATCTCCATTTTAGGACCCGCTATCTATATTCGGTTCCTTCTTAATTTCAACAAAAAGAGGTTAGCCATTCTCTGCTTCGGTGTGTCTGCCTTAAGTGGAATTCTGATTATGACCTTGGGGCAATTGTCGCCCTTGATCTTTTTAATGGGAATTATCTTGATGTCCCTGGCCGGAACTGTCATGCGTCCCTTCAGTACGAATATTCTCATGGAACAGCAAAAAGGGGATGCGGGTTCCATGTCCTCTATTCTCAATATGTCCTTTACTTTATTTGGCAGTTTGGGAATGGCCATCGCCTCCATCTCCTGGGGAAATATCGTAGCAGGTCTGGGAGCGCTGATTGTCGTAGGTTCAGGGATTTCCATACTGGCCTGGTACGCTTTTATGAAGTCTGATATTCCTTGTGCCGGCGTCAAAGACAGTCAGTAA
- a CDS encoding spore germination protein, whose translation MFKELIQKALSPGNEKNDNEKDQWEVQAKALDHSLQENLQSLQQIFERCGDIAFREFKINAGESIDAALIYFQEITDAKKISEYMLGPIMMHEASGAVDDGQPVAEKIVDYVRDHLSTAANVETARDIGELTKGILDSKVALLIEGASTALLMDAHGERARSIAEPDSEPVVRGPKDGFVECLATNVMLLRRRIRTSRFKMEAFEIGDLTRTKVGVCYIQGIADNKIVEEVKIRLHRIKIDGVLASGYIEEMIQDESLSNFPLIFTTERPDRVAGCLLEGRVAIMVDNTPVSLVVPCTFMTLLQASEDYFTTAEFSTFIRILRFIGLNFSLMLPALTVAVFSFHQELIPLPLLATVAGARQELPFPIFLEILAMEITFELLREAGVRLPKTIGQAISTVGGIVIGQAAVNAGFVSPLSVIVVALTAISSFTIPNYPAGTSIRILRFFLLMCSAVLGIVGIMFALMFILFHLNSLRSFGVPYLTPFAPYSFKDLKDTIVRVPWWAMITRPRLVNEGTERQARNQGPQKPDQEGGDSHR comes from the coding sequence ATGTTTAAGGAATTGATTCAAAAAGCCCTCTCTCCGGGGAATGAAAAAAATGACAATGAAAAAGATCAATGGGAAGTCCAGGCTAAGGCTTTGGATCATTCCCTTCAGGAAAACCTGCAAAGTTTGCAGCAGATCTTTGAGCGGTGTGGCGATATTGCCTTTCGGGAGTTCAAGATTAATGCCGGTGAGTCCATCGATGCCGCCTTGATTTATTTCCAGGAGATTACCGATGCCAAGAAAATTTCCGAGTATATGCTGGGGCCGATAATGATGCATGAAGCATCCGGGGCGGTTGATGATGGTCAGCCGGTGGCTGAGAAAATCGTCGACTATGTCCGGGATCACTTAAGCACGGCGGCCAATGTGGAAACGGCCCGGGACATAGGCGAACTAACCAAAGGGATATTGGACTCCAAGGTGGCTTTACTTATCGAGGGAGCGTCGACTGCCTTATTGATGGATGCTCATGGGGAAAGAGCGAGGAGTATAGCAGAACCTGATTCAGAGCCGGTGGTCAGGGGACCTAAAGACGGCTTTGTGGAGTGTTTGGCCACCAATGTCATGCTGCTCCGCCGCCGTATACGCACCAGCCGCTTTAAGATGGAGGCCTTCGAGATAGGTGATCTGACCCGCACGAAAGTAGGTGTCTGCTATATTCAGGGAATCGCTGATAATAAAATCGTGGAAGAAGTAAAGATCCGTCTGCACAGGATTAAGATAGATGGAGTTCTGGCCAGCGGCTATATCGAAGAAATGATTCAGGATGAATCCCTATCGAATTTTCCTTTGATCTTCACCACGGAACGCCCTGACCGGGTCGCGGGCTGTTTGCTGGAGGGCAGAGTCGCTATTATGGTGGACAATACTCCTGTGAGTCTGGTGGTGCCCTGCACTTTTATGACACTGCTGCAGGCCTCTGAGGACTATTTTACGACTGCCGAATTTTCCACCTTTATTCGTATTTTGCGTTTTATCGGCCTCAATTTCTCTCTGATGCTCCCGGCCTTAACGGTGGCTGTTTTTTCCTTTCATCAGGAATTGATTCCCCTGCCTTTGCTCGCCACTGTGGCAGGCGCCCGCCAGGAATTGCCCTTTCCCATTTTTCTGGAGATTCTCGCTATGGAGATAACCTTTGAATTGCTGCGGGAAGCAGGGGTCCGCCTTCCTAAAACCATAGGCCAGGCGATCAGCACCGTAGGGGGTATCGTCATCGGCCAGGCTGCGGTAAACGCCGGGTTTGTGTCGCCACTGTCCGTGATTGTCGTGGCCTTGACAGCCATCTCCTCCTTCACGATACCCAACTATCCGGCCGGGACGTCCATTCGTATTTTGCGCTTTTTCCTTTTGATGTGTTCGGCGGTTTTAGGAATCGTCGGAATTATGTTTGCGCTTATGTTTATTCTTTTTCATCTCAACAGTTTAAGATCCTTTGGGGTGCCTTATCTTACCCCCTTTGCACCCTACAGCTTCAAGGATCTTAAAGACACTATCGTTCGTGTGCCCTGGTGGGCCATGATCACCCGTCCCCGGTTGGTGAATGAGGGGACGGAACGTCAGGCACGGAATCAGGGTCCGCAAAAGCCGGATCAGGAGGGAGGGGACTCCCATCGCTAG
- a CDS encoding LysM peptidoglycan-binding domain-containing protein, translating into MKISRKHFAISILLTAVLVLTGCTANQKAIFDASMKMQKVNSIQQHMTLSMELKGTGLDPMIQEQVDQVAAMLNGTKIELNLKTKTNEKQTMVQSQADMNFSMPGLEMKMPLWIDMDLTGDQPKFLEIIQMPLMAKASLPAEYMSKDYMVMDLANASNPGLSPMDMTKLMDFSVNFQTKWTDFLMSYADRFNPGLEVVSVPVQDPSTQKYAIHLDDKAFKELLSYTVNNFAQDKEAQGFLKDYFQAVFDLSGGAASFESALDAEEIFGDSESSAEALSQFNTILESLQDVTLVGESGIQLNYTISGGYITQTDGSFDLQIDLAQMAGLLNIPSEDEESIEGTLNFVINYKAENSNINQPLDIQIPELTPENSFDYFEFMEASLSALENVEVGVEEVIETPAPQPSPEPVSPAANSSEESVAAASASTDYTVQPGDTLATIALNHYGSYEQHAGIYQANSAAFKKNGNRLDAGMVLTLPAEGLLAPLPTENVKQVYTVKAGDTLGTIAKQIYGDSSLYTKIYEANQGRLKSPNLIFEGQKLIIPN; encoded by the coding sequence ATGAAAATTAGCAGGAAACATTTTGCGATATCTATTCTGTTAACAGCAGTTCTTGTCTTAACAGGATGTACAGCAAACCAAAAAGCCATCTTCGATGCCTCAATGAAGATGCAAAAGGTCAATTCCATACAACAGCACATGACATTGTCTATGGAACTTAAGGGTACAGGACTGGACCCCATGATTCAGGAGCAAGTCGATCAAGTGGCGGCAATGCTCAATGGCACTAAGATCGAGCTTAACCTGAAGACCAAAACCAATGAAAAGCAAACCATGGTTCAATCCCAGGCAGATATGAATTTCAGTATGCCGGGACTGGAAATGAAGATGCCCCTCTGGATCGACATGGATCTGACAGGAGATCAGCCTAAGTTCCTGGAGATCATTCAAATGCCCCTCATGGCTAAAGCATCCTTGCCGGCTGAGTACATGAGCAAAGATTATATGGTTATGGATCTTGCTAATGCAAGCAACCCGGGCTTAAGCCCCATGGACATGACCAAGCTGATGGATTTCAGTGTGAACTTTCAAACCAAGTGGACGGACTTTTTGATGAGTTATGCTGACCGTTTTAACCCTGGCCTGGAGGTAGTCAGTGTACCCGTTCAGGATCCTTCAACGCAGAAATACGCCATTCACCTTGATGACAAAGCATTTAAAGAGCTGTTAAGCTACACTGTCAACAATTTTGCTCAGGATAAAGAAGCTCAAGGCTTTTTGAAGGATTATTTCCAAGCCGTTTTCGATCTGAGCGGTGGGGCGGCCTCTTTCGAAAGTGCCCTGGATGCCGAAGAGATTTTTGGCGACTCGGAAAGCTCTGCAGAGGCTTTAAGCCAGTTCAATACGATCTTGGAATCCCTGCAGGATGTAACTCTGGTCGGTGAGAGCGGTATTCAATTGAACTACACCATTTCCGGCGGTTACATTACTCAAACTGATGGAAGCTTTGATCTGCAGATTGATTTAGCCCAAATGGCAGGGTTGTTGAATATTCCCAGTGAAGATGAGGAATCAATAGAGGGCACTCTGAATTTTGTCATTAACTATAAGGCAGAGAATTCCAATATCAATCAACCTTTGGATATCCAAATTCCGGAATTAACCCCGGAGAACTCTTTCGACTACTTTGAATTTATGGAAGCATCTCTGTCTGCGCTGGAGAACGTCGAGGTAGGTGTTGAGGAAGTTATTGAGACACCTGCTCCGCAACCCAGCCCGGAACCTGTTTCGCCGGCAGCCAATTCTTCTGAGGAATCCGTTGCAGCGGCATCCGCATCTACGGATTATACAGTGCAGCCGGGAGATACATTAGCTACTATCGCCCTTAATCACTACGGAAGCTATGAACAGCATGCCGGCATCTACCAAGCCAATTCCGCAGCTTTTAAGAAGAATGGCAACCGGCTGGATGCAGGAATGGTCTTAACACTTCCGGCTGAAGGACTGCTTGCACCATTGCCTACAGAGAATGTAAAGCAAGTCTATACAGTAAAAGCAGGGGATACTTTAGGGACTATAGCTAAACAGATCTACGGCGACAGTTCCCTCTATACCAAAATCTATGAAGCCAATCAAGGAAGACTAAAGAGTCCCAACCTGATTTTTGAAGGACAAAAGCTGATCATACCTAACTAG
- a CDS encoding GntR family transcriptional regulator encodes MDIIISNSSGKPIYEQITSQIKNLIITGELKPGEALPSMRLLAKELRISVITTKRAYEDLERDGFIQSIMGKGSFVATQNTEFIREEHLRKVEEYLQKAIETAKLSDISLEELVEITTMLYKEGEE; translated from the coding sequence TTGGATATTATCATCAGCAACTCCAGTGGGAAGCCTATTTATGAGCAGATCACTTCTCAAATCAAAAATCTAATTATCACAGGGGAGCTCAAGCCCGGGGAGGCACTGCCCTCTATGCGCCTCTTAGCTAAAGAACTGCGTATTAGTGTGATTACGACGAAAAGAGCTTATGAGGATTTGGAACGGGATGGGTTTATCCAGTCCATCATGGGGAAGGGAAGCTTTGTAGCTACGCAAAATACAGAGTTTATACGGGAAGAGCATTTACGGAAGGTGGAAGAGTACCTTCAAAAAGCTATTGAGACGGCTAAACTCTCTGATATATCACTGGAAGAGCTTGTCGAGATCACGACCATGCTTTATAAGGAGGGGGAGGAATAA
- a CDS encoding cytochrome c biogenesis CcdA family protein, translating to MQYLLLFLEGVITFISPCLLPMLPIYISYFAGQGADDKKIRTLTNALGFVLGFTLVFVTLGAFAGTVGSFLRDYNQVINLVTGLIVVLFGLNFMGVIRIPFLNINRQVNMKVVNLGFFSSLLFGIIFSIGWTPCVGAFLGSALMLAASEGESLKGILMLLCFSLGLGIPFVASALLIERLKSTLDFIKKNYRIINLISGGLLVLVGVLMATGMMGYFLTLLTF from the coding sequence GTGCAGTATCTTTTGTTGTTCCTGGAGGGAGTTATTACCTTTATCTCTCCTTGCCTGCTTCCCATGTTGCCCATTTACATTTCCTATTTTGCCGGACAGGGGGCCGATGACAAAAAAATAAGAACCCTGACCAATGCTCTTGGTTTTGTCCTCGGATTCACTCTGGTTTTTGTTACTCTGGGGGCTTTTGCCGGTACTGTGGGCAGCTTTTTGCGCGACTACAATCAAGTGATAAATCTTGTTACAGGGCTTATCGTGGTGTTGTTTGGTCTGAATTTTATGGGAGTGATCCGGATTCCCTTCCTCAATATCAATCGACAGGTCAATATGAAGGTAGTGAATTTAGGCTTCTTCTCCTCTTTGCTGTTCGGCATCATTTTCTCCATTGGCTGGACTCCTTGTGTGGGGGCATTTTTAGGCTCCGCCTTAATGCTCGCTGCCAGCGAAGGGGAAAGCCTCAAGGGGATACTCATGCTGCTGTGTTTTTCCTTAGGATTGGGAATTCCCTTCGTGGCCAGCGCTCTGCTCATTGAACGCCTGAAATCCACATTGGACTTTATTAAGAAGAACTACCGAATTATTAATCTTATCTCAGGAGGACTTTTGGTCCTGGTGGGAGTATTAATGGCTACAGGGATGATGGGGTATTTCTTAACCCTGCTCACCTTTTAA
- the thpR gene encoding RNA 2',3'-cyclic phosphodiesterase: MDQNIRAFVGIDFAEKVKDQIHELQQKLKGYARKGRWKGRDNFHLTLKFLAQISFAQKVQIDESLQSLCRKERPLNLELKGLGVFGGKEPYRVLWLGLAGDIQDLGALHKKVDQALAPLGFPPEKRPFNPHITLGQDIVLARGFEEIQAEVGGFEFTPIHAERIHLFKSEQVRFKRIYTTIADYPLG, translated from the coding sequence GTGGATCAAAACATAAGAGCCTTTGTGGGAATTGACTTTGCAGAGAAAGTTAAAGATCAAATCCATGAATTGCAACAGAAGCTGAAAGGTTATGCCCGAAAAGGAAGATGGAAGGGACGGGATAATTTTCATCTTACCTTAAAGTTTTTGGCTCAAATCTCTTTTGCTCAAAAAGTTCAGATAGATGAATCCCTGCAGAGCTTATGCCGCAAGGAAAGACCCTTGAATTTGGAGCTGAAGGGTCTGGGAGTATTCGGCGGCAAAGAACCTTACCGGGTGCTATGGCTGGGCTTAGCCGGCGATATTCAGGATTTGGGAGCCCTCCATAAGAAAGTGGATCAGGCTCTGGCTCCCCTGGGCTTTCCTCCCGAAAAAAGGCCCTTTAATCCACATATTACTTTGGGACAGGATATTGTGTTGGCAAGGGGATTTGAGGAAATCCAGGCAGAGGTCGGCGGATTTGAGTTCACGCCAATCCACGCGGAAAGGATTCATCTCTTTAAAAGTGAGCAAGTTCGGTTCAAGAGAATCTATACAACGATCGCAGATTATCCCCTGGGTTAG
- a CDS encoding TlpA family protein disulfide reductase, whose protein sequence is MNSKTKLIVGIVAFVLFLGIAYTAYSSLSENYNPAQEPVTQGQDKPDTQSGDPAAQEEKKTEAPNFTVYGTDGTEHRLSDFRGKPVVLNFWASWCPPCREEMPHFNEVYAQYKDDVTFLMVDLVDGQRETEESGQAFVDQEGYDFPIYLDKNHQAASVYGVSTIPTTLFIDGEGYIETGYRGPLKKSTLETILKDMLKQ, encoded by the coding sequence ATGAATAGTAAAACCAAGTTAATTGTGGGCATCGTTGCCTTTGTCCTGTTCCTGGGGATAGCCTATACGGCCTACTCCTCTTTATCTGAAAACTACAATCCTGCTCAGGAGCCGGTGACTCAGGGCCAAGACAAGCCGGATACCCAATCCGGAGATCCTGCTGCACAGGAAGAAAAGAAAACAGAAGCACCGAATTTTACCGTCTATGGGACCGATGGTACCGAACATAGATTATCCGATTTTCGCGGGAAGCCTGTTGTCTTAAATTTCTGGGCCTCCTGGTGCCCTCCCTGCCGTGAAGAAATGCCTCATTTTAACGAAGTTTACGCCCAATATAAAGATGATGTAACCTTTCTGATGGTGGATCTGGTAGACGGCCAGCGGGAAACCGAAGAATCCGGCCAAGCCTTTGTGGATCAAGAAGGGTATGATTTCCCCATTTATCTGGATAAAAACCATCAAGCCGCCTCTGTCTATGGAGTTTCCACCATTCCCACCACTCTGTTCATCGATGGGGAAGGATATATCGAGACCGGGTACCGGGGACCCTTGAAGAAGAGTACATTGGAAACCATACTGAAAGATATGCTCAAACAATAG
- a CDS encoding ABC-2 transporter permease, giving the protein MKGLIIKDIFALRQQGKIFLALLMFYAVYSVVYENLSMLAAMIVLLCVILPITTMAYDEKSKWDKYALSMPIQRKTIVCSKYLLAIIAEFLAVITVSIIGGIIVFFTGEIAIGEMIIMTLALGGVGLFSLALILPLLFKFGVEKSRLIMLLIPSVIIIMLPQLGIEPPSAQTLRFLGYLSPLLIAGILLLSVKISVGIYNKKEF; this is encoded by the coding sequence ATGAAAGGATTGATTATTAAGGATATCTTTGCTTTAAGGCAGCAAGGCAAAATCTTTTTAGCGCTGCTGATGTTCTATGCTGTATATTCGGTCGTATATGAAAATCTAAGTATGCTGGCGGCCATGATCGTTCTTCTCTGCGTTATACTGCCGATCACGACTATGGCTTATGACGAAAAAAGCAAATGGGATAAATATGCTCTATCCATGCCTATCCAAAGGAAGACCATTGTCTGCAGCAAATATCTGTTGGCGATCATAGCTGAGTTTTTAGCAGTAATTACAGTGAGCATTATCGGTGGGATCATCGTCTTTTTTACAGGTGAAATAGCCATCGGGGAGATGATCATCATGACCTTGGCCCTAGGTGGAGTTGGTTTGTTCTCTCTTGCTCTGATCCTGCCGCTCCTTTTTAAATTTGGTGTGGAAAAGTCCCGGCTTATTATGCTGCTTATCCCTTCAGTGATAATAATTATGCTTCCCCAGCTGGGGATTGAGCCTCCCAGTGCTCAAACCCTAAGATTTTTAGGATATCTATCACCTTTGCTCATTGCCGGGATACTCCTGCTTTCCGTAAAAATCTCCGTCGGTATCTATAATAAAAAAGAGTTTTAG